The following nucleotide sequence is from Trifolium pratense cultivar HEN17-A07 linkage group LG2, ARS_RC_1.1, whole genome shotgun sequence.
ATTATCATGGAGTATAAGAAGATTGCATACCAAGGATATCATTACTTTACCAATGTTTCCATAAAAATTTACCCATGAACCTACATAGATAGAAAAGGTTTAAATTCATAAGTCATAGTAATTGATtgctaacattttttttgaaacaaccaATGTTAGTATAGTTAGTAAAtagtattgttaattttttgttcaGAGTGGGAATTGATACTCTGACTTCTTCATCTTCActcttgaaaatattcatcttcAGCAATCAAATCATCCTTGTATAACTCGCTAGTAATTGTTAACATTAATGGCCAGATAATTTGATTACATGATCTAATTCAATTTTACTAGTAAAAATCACAAACCTTGATCTATAGATTGCACAACCATTTGTGAATAATTAAAGATCCCTCCTGAAAAATCAAGGAGAATAGTGCCAATGCTAAATCCATCTGtgctctttctcaagaagttcatgaatgCCTATATTTCATAACAAAAAAGCCATAATTTACCAACAAATTAATGGTGGGgctaattaattaaatgaatatttttattttctcaaacttcaaaaaatGTTTAAGCTAATTACATTAATAAAAGTATtaagatttaatttatattgttgtaaaaaaaaagattaaatttatattaagtCTTATTCTTAATGACATTGTGAATAAACTATAGCCAAAGTTAAAGATGATCAAATAAAACAGTCCATAAATTCTAGTCCAACTggcagaaatgtcgaaattgctagATCAGACGTCATgattggggttcgaaccccggtctatgtaaaaaaaaaaaaaaaaacagaatatgTAGGGTAAGGTATTGAAACCTGGGGACAATATTTGATGAGGGTCATGCATACTTGAATTGTGCTGCAATATAATTAATTTCCAcaaattattagaaaaaaacCTAATTAATCATAGCACAGTCCAAATGAAATTCAATTTAATCAACCAAGGCTTAATAACAtcgaaaattaaagaaaatgaagGAGCAGAGGAATATCAAACTACCATATAACCATAGAAGAGATTCACATTTTGAAGAGATTCTCAATTGTGTTAATATCAAACTACCATTTGGTTATCAAATTCGATTCTGGCCAGTGCGTATGGAAAAACATATGTTGCGAGAGGTCAacccttaaatggatctcaccCCTCGAAGGATACTttgatttactaaaaaaaaactacctttATGGCGAGAAGGGTTTTAAAAATGGTGCGCATGACCGTAATTTCTATGGCTATGGTTGCGACATCACGGTTTTTGTGTCTGTTAGTCTCCATTTGCAGCTACATCAGCCTTATTTTACAGCTACTCAACAAAATATATAGTATTGAGactacaatttaaaaccatgatatGCAAATAGGGACAAATAATCGAAAACTTCTACATCGGCTTAAAAATTTAAACTGCGAAAAAAGAAATAAGGCAAAAAATTGAGTCATAAGAAAGAAACTTGCTTGAAGATGGAGATTAACCAAAGCCAAGATTGGGTAGGTAATGCTATGAAAAAACAAACAGCAGCACTGAACCACACAACTGCAACTATTGCAATGGCATATTTGGATAACTTCTGAGTTCCATTCTGCATGAGTCATTTAGAAAAATCAGCAAACTCATTTACTATAAGGGATTGTTTGGTTTGAGAaagcatttttttgtttttattttgtgttttcaGTTTATGTTTTAGCTATACACTAGTGGAAAAAAGCACattttatgataatttaaaaTCAGTTATGTGAGAACCGTTTCAAAAAATTACGCGATTACAACTTTAAAATTACCTTAAAACTCTTTGAATTGGTTAAGAAAACAGCcgatttaaaaatgattttttaaatcACCGAGaaagtttttttataaaccaAACAAACAGGCCCTTTTCGTGTTTGCTTTCATGTCTGAACGCGCCTTTAAACGGACAATTGGTCCGAAGCAAAGTGCAGTCAAACTTGAAAACAAACACTCTGTCTTTGGATTATTAAGATCTCAACAAATTGATTATACTTACTCCATAGATTGCAAATTGAGACAATACAATCAAATTGATTATAACTGCATGAGTGGAGAAAGCAACATCATTAGCAGCCACAGGAATCATCTGCAATTAGCAAAAGGTAATAAAGCATCCTTCATTTcacccaaaaaataattaagcatcctTTTGATTTTAATATCAACACTTTCCTATTTTAACGAATGTAGTTTTCATGTCATTTTTAAGAGATGCgttagcaacacactcttttcaGTGACTGATCTTTGCTGGGGAATTTGTGAGACATACAAAGGTCAAACTCAACTCCTAATCATCTGCTTAAGGAGTCTAAATCTCTTTCCACTATACTACACAGTGACTAATCTTCGCCGGGGAATTTCATGTTGTTGCATTAAATTCAAAACCATAGTAAAATAAGAACATATACTATACATACCTGTCCATAACCATATTTCTGAAAGTATTGCTTCTGAATAACAGGGCTAAAGAAGAGGGAAGCGTTGTATATGAGATATGACCAATGTTTTGTGAAGTTTAAGATTGTATAATCTAAGCTTAATCCCACAACACTGAAAAAACCAACCAAACACTCAtaagaaaaatagagaaataaattaataaaaacatgataaaaatgaaaaaaaaaaataataaatattttctaacCTTTTTCTACGAAAATTGGATATGAGTTGAGGGTAACCTGCAATAGACCATGAAAGAAAAGCTAACCAACCAAATACTTGGTAGATTATTTCTAATGGAAATGAATTCCATGGAACCATTTCTTTCTCTCTGTTTTGGGTGAAACAAGTGTGTCTCTAAATTAACAAAGTCAATAaataaaggacaaaacttacgaTGCATTTCTAtatatgcatttcttacttttccactcacaaagaggtggttatttgtgttttttcattttgaaaaaataaaaaaaaaatgttttttaataaaaaaaactacctcttcgtaagagaaaaagtaaaaaatgcatgtatggaaatgcatgtaagttttgtccataaataaattctattcATATCATTAATATGATTACTAAGAAAAGACATATTTAAagattaaaataattaacaatatatatttaagaatcaaaataattaaatgagaaaatttaagagtgtatttataattatgaaaattattataaaaacgTCAGAATACATTCAGAGATCAAAATAATTGTCGTTTTGGTATTCTGGAGGGCTTGCTTCAACTGCCGCCGGTTCtatgcatcattatttcaaaCTTAATtggcagttttttttttcttttgtcattaTCACTTGTTTTTTGTTAGACTTTAGTTTCAATGAACTTGGTCTAAGAAACTCACCCgattcattctttcttttgttgCTTGCTAACATCAAATACTTTTCCATGATTCATTCATCAACAATAATACTTTtccttgtttatttattttttaaaaaaattggtatagtctttgtttagtttattttttgttaattggATTAACAAAAACTGATCTAAAATTTAAACTGTTAATTTTTGTCGATTCTACTTTTTCATATATTTAGGAGTAGAAGTAGAGCTGAACAAATATCTTTCTTGTCACTTAGGTTATTATAAACATTAGACTGTTCGCCGTTCAGTAAGCCAGATAccgatgaaaataaaaaatgacataGAATAATATAACCATCCAGAGGCACATCAAACATAAGTTAgaaaccgaaaaaaaaaatactaattaataaaaaaaagatacaaaCAGAAAACCATATGTTCCTAACTAATCAATCCTTGAATTGAAAAAATACTAATGCAGCTACAAAAACTAATTATATTTACAAGTGGTGAACATTATAGTAAAGCTAACAGATCATAGAGAACATATTTAGAAAGAgatcaaaacccttttcaaaatCTCTATAAACATGCTCTATGATTAAACTTCTGCATGATTCGAAGCATTCTCTGATAATTGTTGATCTGTTGACTTGTTATCTTTGGAATGACGATATAAGCAATAATGTTGGCATATGAAAATTATGTCAAATAATATAGACACCTACAATGAATAAATTTTCCATCAAAATTAGCAGTACTATTTGAACATAATTTTTATGGAATAAATATTTATGTATAAATATTTGAAAACATgaaactaaataaattaaaaattatgttatagttttgtaatttaaattttaaaaaattatgtgatgtatctaccaactgagttatgctcatgaaaataaaaaattagtatttcCCTATAtcccaaaaaagaaaatgaatgcaaggaattttatttcaaaatatttaatggAAGGAGATATgagcaaaaaaattatatgaatataAGAGATTAATATTTCATACCACTGCTACCAGAAGTTTCCCTATATTTCCATAGATGTTCTTCCAAGAACCTTGAGAAcaaaaatgtaataaatgtCAGTTCAAATTTTAAAGTTCAAAATTAGAGATAAGAAAATTAATTGgagattagtaaaaaaataaaaaataattggagaTAACACACCTTGATCAATGGATTGCATAATCATTTGCAAAAAGTTTGCTACCCCTCCAAAAAAATCCAGCAAAACCAATCCAATACTCCATCCTTCAGTACTTTTTCTCATGAAGTTCATCACTGCCTATATTTATaaccaaatattttaatttaataaacatatttataaattaatttaaagctttttaatataaaagatccaataaattgattgaaaataatgaaaattaggATAAATCCCTCACCTGGGGAATGTACTTTATAATTGTCAAAGCAACTTGGATGACACTGTAACATGATAAATTTCAACATAAATTAGTACCAAAGCAACAATATAAGAATGATTACATTGATTAATAATGTATCTATCTATCTACTACATAGACTCCCACACAGCGTAGAATGCGagtatgtaaataataaaaattgggaaaaaaaacAGTTTACATCCTAAGATGCGAAccgaatattataaaatattttgtatctTTTACTTTTCCTTCACCCCTATTTAATAAAGTTCGCATCCTAGGATGCAAATTACTTTATTTCCAGATTTCGTACAAACTATTAATTGACTCTTAACTTGTGAGAATGAATGAGGGGCGAAAAGAAGAAGTCTAGTTAATTATTTAGAGTTATGGGCCGGTTTTCGGTACTCTAAGGCCCAAAGTTTGTGTAAGCTTCAAAGCCCGAGACCGCATACATTGTATTCATATTTCATAATAGCCATAAAATTAAGAGTAGAAATTGATTTTTCTAAATTCAGAACTTTTTTTAAgtttacaaatataaaattattatttaaaataaatttttaaaaaattgagtgTTCGCAAGGCCTACTCCAACCGACAATTAACGATATTGCAAGGTTGAACACCCAAAAAGATGTTTGGATTCATAACTCGTAGTTATGTGTAAGTTTTCAATGGTGATTATAGCATACGATTATAATTTATTCTTGAGTATTCCGTAAGCATATAAATTAGAATAGCTAATAGCTAATTTATCAAACAACTAGAGGAACATATAATATACATACTTGAAGATGGAGATTAACCAAAGCCAATGGTGATGAGGGAAAGCTATGCAGACACAAACTGCTGATGTTAAGATCACAATAACAGTGAGTCCTGCAGCCATCTTTGAGAGTTTTTGATTTCCACGCTGCATGTGAAAACTTATAACTTTTAGCACAATAATCATTAATTATAAACAAGAACTAATAATAAGggtgcataaaaaaaattatatattacatCATAAATTGCAATCTGGTACAAGGTAAATGCAGAAAGTAGAACAGCATGAACTGAGAATGCAATATCATTTAATGCCACAGGATTCatctgaaaaata
It contains:
- the LOC123911706 gene encoding cystinosin homolog isoform X1, giving the protein MVPWNSFPLEIIYQVFGWLAFLSWSIAGYPQLISNFRRKSVVGLSLDYTILNFTKHWSYLIYNASLFFSPVIQKQYFQKYGYGQMIPVAANDVAFSTHAVIINLIVLSQFAIYGNGTQKLSKYAIAIVAVVWFSAAVCFFIALPTQSWLWLISIFNTIQVCMTLIKYCPQAFMNFLRKSTDGFSIGTILLDFSGGIFNYSQMVVQSIDQGSWVNFYGNIGKVMISLVTIFYDSILMCQHYVLYSHKKLHTSKNPEEIQKPLINSSPLDQQIHSSV
- the LOC123911706 gene encoding cystinosin homolog isoform X2, with the protein product MVPWNSFPLEIIYQVFGWLAFLSWSIAGYPQLISNFRRKSVVGLSLDYTILNFTKHWSYLIYNASLFFSPVIQKQYFQKYGYGQMIPVAANDVAFSTHAVIINLIVLSQFAIYGNGTQKLSKYAIAIVAVVWFSAAVCFFIALPTQSWLWLISIFNTIQVCMTLIKYCPQAFMNFLRKSTDGFSIGTILLDFSGGIFNYSQMVVQSIDQGSWVNFYGNIGKVMISLVCNLLILHDNIVLSFFFLYSNKYKFFL
- the LOC123911707 gene encoding cystinosin homolog, whose protein sequence is MASWHSVPIHVAYEVLGWSAFVSWSISFYPQVILNFRRKSVVGLNFDYAVLNLVKQIFYLIYNCSLYFSPAVKKQYGNKFGHKQMNPVALNDIAFSVHAVLLSAFTLYQIAIYDRGNQKLSKMAAGLTVIVILTSAVCVCIAFPHHHWLWLISIFNVIQVALTIIKYIPQAVMNFMRKSTEGWSIGLVLLDFFGGVANFLQMIMQSIDQGSWKNIYGNIGKLLVAVVSILFDIIFICQHYCLYRHSKDNKSTDQQLSENASNHAEV